The nucleotide sequence TTACAGCCTGATTCACCAACGCAAGCGCTTGCTCAACAGAAAGGGCTTTAGGCAAGGACTTAAGGCGCTTTGGCGCCTTAACATCATCCACAGGATTGGCGGTTAACCGTACGCTGACTTTACCCGCCTGTGCATCGCGCCGTGCATTTTTTTCTGTCAACCAGTCGTACCATCCACGCCATGCAGATAAAGCCCGAGCAATACTTCTAGATGACTTGTCTTTGGAGTGCAAACGTCCAGCCCAACGACGCACATGGGCATTCGTTACCTTTAATAAATCAACGGAATCATCTTGTGCAAAGTTTTGTAAATCACTTAAGTCCATGCCATACGCTTTTAGCGTGTGCAGAGAGAGTTGACGCAATACATGAAGCTCATGCAAATACTCTTGCATGAGTGGATGAAGATCAGCCGGCTTTAATTTCATAAGCCTGGATACGATCCAAAGCTGCAGCAGTCAGTTCTGCAATTTGCCTTAAATAGAAGGCGCCCATGTCAGCAGTAAACCGAGTCTCGTCTTTGCTGGCCAACAAAAGAACTGCTGGTGATTGATTCGCACCAATGCTCTTACCAAGCGGCAGGCCGATAGCCACCATGCTTTGCCATTCGGGATCAATCTGAGTTTGACTAGCCAGCAAATCTACACTGGCAGCAGCCAATTCCTTAGCAGAGCCGCACAAGGGCGTATCTACCCAAGGACCAAATGCCGAATTAGGAGATAGTAATTGTGCAGCTTCAACCTCAAAAACTTCTGCCAAGCCAGTAGTAATTGCCGCTTCAACATCAGCCTTATTGTTTGCCTTTATTAAGCGCAACAACCAAGCGACCAAACTTTGTTGCGTTTTGTCATTGCGACTACCAAAGTGCAGCATCTCACTCAAGCGTCGATTAAGTTCTTGGTTTTGTGTACGCAAGACTGTCATCTGACGCTCTTGCAAAGAGATGGCGCGATCTTCGTGCGGGTGCTTGATCCGAATCTCATTAAACAAATTGGCATAACGCTCAAAAAAACCTGGGGTTGCGCGCAACCACTCAGCAACCAACTCTTCTTGCTCAGCCTGTTTTGGATCTATCGCACTCATGTATCTCTTTCTTGAATTTCTTACTTAGCTCAATTTTTTACGTAGCAATTCATTAACCTGAACGGGATTTGCCTTACCCTGAGAGGCTTTCATAATCTGGCCCACCAAAGCATTGAAAGCCTTGTCTTTTCCAGATCGGAATTCTTCTACTGATTTTTGATTGGCGGCAAGGACCTGATCAATAATGGCCTCTAATGCACCGCTATCACTGATTTGTTTCAAGCCTTTTGCATCAATAATTTGATCGACAGTACTGATTGGTTTTCCTACGATTGCATCATCCCAAAGGGTTGCAAAAATGTCTTTTGCAATCTTGTTTGAAATCGTGCCATCAGCAACTCGAGCAAGTAAGGGCGCCAAATCTTTTGCTTTTAAAGGCGCATCAGCAATCGCAATCCCTGCGCGATTAATTGATGAAGCAAATTCTCCAGCAATTAAATTGGCAGCAGCTTTAGCCAATGGTTTTCCAACAATCGCTAACAACTCTTCAAAAACTTTAGCCGTATCGCGATCTTGGCTGAGTAGCTGCACATCGTAGGCGCTTAGTCCGTAATCGGCTTGCCATTGCGCACGCAGATCAGCAGGCAATGCAGGCATTGTGCTGCGTACCTTAGCAATCCATGCATCATCAATCAGCACTGGCAATAAATCAGGGTCTGGGAAATAGCGATAATCGTTTGCGTCTTCTTTGCTACGCATACTGCGAGTCTCACCGCGATCAGGATCGTATAGACGGGTTTCCTGAACCACAGTACCGCCATCCTCAATCAATTCAATTTGACGACGTACTTCATATTGAATTGCCTCTTCCAAGAAACGGAAAGAGTTCAAATTTTTAATCTCGCAACGCGTACCAAACTCAACCTGGCCTTTTGGACGCACGGATACGTTGGCATCGCAACGGAAAGATCCTTCTTGCATATTGCCGTCGCAAACACCCAACCAGACAACCAGGCCATGTAAAGCCTTGGCATAGGCTACTGCTTCTGCAGCACTACGCATCACTGGCTCGGTCACAATCTCTAATAGAGGTGTGCCAGCACGATTGAGATCGATTCCGCTGGAAGGCTCACCATGCGGCCCAATAAAGCCTTCTTCGTGAACCGATTTACCCGCATCTTCTTCCATATGAGCGCGAGTAAGTTCAACGGTCTTAACTTCATCGCCCACCAAAATTTCAATCTTCCCGCCGACCACAACCGGAATCTCAAACTGACTAATTTGATAGCCTTTAGGTAGATCAGGATAAAAATAATTCTTGCGAGCAAAAATACTTGCTGGTGAGATCTTCGCGCCTACCGCCAATCCAAAACGGATAGCATGCTCAACGGCTTCGCGATTAAGAACTGGCAGCACACCCGGCAATGCTAAATCTACGGCACATGCTTGCGTATTCGGAGCGGCACCAAAACGAGTGCTAGCTCCACTAAAAATTTTAGATTGCGTTTGTAATTGCGCGTGTGTTTCTAAACCAATAACAACTTCCCACTGCATCATGCCACCTCGCTTGCTTGACGCAAATGCCAATCAGTGGCTTGCTGATATTGATGCGCGATTTGTAATAGATGAGCCTCAGAAAAATAATTGCCGATCAACTGCATTCCAATTGGCAAATTGTTTGCATTAAATCCACAAGGCGTACTCATTGCGGGTAAGCCAGCGAGATTAGTAGACAGCGTATAGATATCTTCCAAATACATTTGCACGGGATCTTTTGACTTCTCACCCAAGCGCCAAGCCACATCAGGCGCCACGGGCCCCAAGATGACGTCGCACTCTTTAAATGCTGCCTGAAAGTCTGAAGCAATAATGCGTCGTATTTTTTGAGCTTGCAAATAATATGCGTCGTAGTAACCATGACAAAGAACGTAAGTTCCAATCATGATGCGACGTCTTACCTCCGCACCAAATCCCTCAGTGCGAGATTTTTGATACATATCACCGAGATCTTTGTATTCGCTAGCGCGATGCCCATAACGTACACCATCGAAGCGACTCAAATTACTGGATGCTTCCGCCGGTGCTAATACGTAATACACCGGTATTGATAATTTCGTTTTCGGCAGACTGACTTCAACTAATTTAGCACCCAAGCTTTCCAACAGTTTTGCGGCTTCGTTTACTGACTTTGCAACATCTGCAGATAGGCCCTCAGCAAAAAACTCTTTTGGCAAGCCAACTCTCAAACCTTCTAAAGGTTTTGCGGGATTTGCATTACCCTCTTGCCAAGCTTGATTGAGGTAACGTCCATAGTCCTCACCAGAATCAGACAAAGAAGTGGAATCACGCGGATCATGCGAAGACATCGCCGTCAGCAACAAGGCACAGTCTTCCGCCGTTTTACCCATCGGACCAGCTTGATCCAAAGAGGATGCATAGGCAATCATGCCGTAGCGAGAAACGCGCCCATATGTGGGCTTAATTCCTGTTAGACCACAAAATGCCGCTGGCTGACGAATTGAGCCGCCAGTATCCGTACCTGTGGCTATTGGCGCCAAACCTGCGGCAACAGCTGCAGCTGATCCTCCAGATGAACCGCCAGCAACACAGGATGCATTCCATGGATTTAGCACTGGACCATAGGCCGAATTCTCGTTTGATGAACCCATCGCAAACTCATCCATATTGGTTTTGCCCAGACAAACCATCCCAGCACCATTCGGGTTATTGACGTCTGGAATTCCTAGATTGGCGACCACAGTTGCATCGAAAGGGCTTTGATAATCAGCCAAGATTTTGGAGGCGGCAGTGGTCTTCCATCCGCAGGTTACAAAGACATCTTTATGCGCAACTGGGATGCCGGTCAATTTACCTGCTTTACCAGCAGAAATGAGTGAGTCCGCTTTATTTGCTTGATCTAAACTTAAGTGAGCATTCACATCAATGAATGCATTCCACCGCTTTTCAGACTCAATGCGATCCAAAAAATATTGCGTTAGCTCTTTGCTGGACACCTCTTTTGCAGCCAGCGCTTTTGCCATTAAGGCAACGGAAGTGTTGTGCCAACTCATTCAATCACCTTCGGAACCAAGAAGTAGCCATCTTGCTGGGCGGGGGCGGATTGCATGTTTTCGGTACGCTGATCAGACTCTGTTACCTGGTCAGTGCGCAATGGCTGAGCCAGTTCACGCAAAAACAAAATGGGGTGAGCAAGTGGTTCAAGGCCCTCAGTATTAACAGCCTGCATTTCCTCAACAAGGGAAAAAACAGCCTGCAACTGAGGTAAAACTGCCTCGGCCTCTGCTTGGCTTAACTCAAGCCTGGAAAGGTGCGCAATGCGCTGAACATCATCAAGTTTCATGGGGCTTAGAGTATCATCTCAAAATATTTTCATTAACAATTTCTATTTTCCCACTACATCATGTTTGGTTTTTTCCGCAGCTACCTTTCAAACGACCTAGCCATTGACCTTGGCACCGCCAACACATTGATTTATATGCGTGAGCGGGGAATCGTCCTAGATGAACCATCCGTCGTAGCCATCCGCCAAGAAGGTGGGCCGAACGGCAAAAAAACGATTTTGGCTGTTGGTAAAGAGGCAAAAGCGATGCTAGGTCGGGTTCCGGGGAATATTGAGGCAATTCGACCAATGAAAGATGGTGTTATTGCAGATTTCACAATCACCGAACAAATGCTCAAGCAATTTATCAGGCTTGTTCATGAAAGCAAAATTTTAAAACCCAGTCCACGCATCATTATTTGCGTTCCTTGTGGATCAACCCAAGTCGAACGTCGAGCCATTCGCGAATCCGCATTAGGCGCAGGCGCTTCACAAGTGTTTTTGATTGAAGAACCTATGGCCGCTGCAATTGGTTCTGGGTTGCCAGTTTCTGAAGCTGCAGGGTCAATGGTTGTCGATATTGGTGGCGGGACAACTGAAGTTGGCGTCATGTCATTGGGCGGCATGGTTTACAAAGGATCGGTTCGCGTAGGTGGCGATAAGTTTGATGAAGCTATCACCAACTATATCCGGCGCAACTATGGCATGCTCATTGGCGAACAAACTGCTGAGCTGATTAAAAAGACAATCGGCTCAGCATTCCCCGGTGCCGAAGTACGAGAGATGGAAGTAAAGGGTCGCAATCTTTCGGAAGGCATCCCACGTAGCTTCGCCGTTACCAGCAATGAAATTCTTGAGGCATTAACCGATCCACTAAATCAGATTGTGACGGCAGTCAAATCTGCTCTCGAAGAGATCCCGCCTGAGTTGGCATCTGATATTGCTGAGCGTGGCATGATGCTAACAGGCGGCGGAGCCCTTTTACGTGACCTTGACCGTCTTTTGCTAGAAGAAACGGGTCTACCAATTCATGTGGCTGAAGATCCATTAACCTGCGTTGCTCGTGGATGCGGTATTGCTCTTGAGCGCATGGATAAATTGGGCGGCGTGTTCTCACACGAATAAACGACATACTCGTCGACCAAGGAATTGCAACATAGCGCTCCACCACTTTTCAGACAGGGCATTCCGGCCTTACTCAAACTGATTGTCTGTCTG is from Polynucleobacter sp. MWH-UH23A and encodes:
- a CDS encoding DUF484 family protein, producing the protein MSAIDPKQAEQEELVAEWLRATPGFFERYANLFNEIRIKHPHEDRAISLQERQMTVLRTQNQELNRRLSEMLHFGSRNDKTQQSLVAWLLRLIKANNKADVEAAITTGLAEVFEVEAAQLLSPNSAFGPWVDTPLCGSAKELAAASVDLLASQTQIDPEWQSMVAIGLPLGKSIGANQSPAVLLLASKDETRFTADMGAFYLRQIAELTAAALDRIQAYEIKAG
- the gatA gene encoding Asp-tRNA(Asn)/Glu-tRNA(Gln) amidotransferase subunit GatA, yielding MSWHNTSVALMAKALAAKEVSSKELTQYFLDRIESEKRWNAFIDVNAHLSLDQANKADSLISAGKAGKLTGIPVAHKDVFVTCGWKTTAASKILADYQSPFDATVVANLGIPDVNNPNGAGMVCLGKTNMDEFAMGSSNENSAYGPVLNPWNASCVAGGSSGGSAAAVAAGLAPIATGTDTGGSIRQPAAFCGLTGIKPTYGRVSRYGMIAYASSLDQAGPMGKTAEDCALLLTAMSSHDPRDSTSLSDSGEDYGRYLNQAWQEGNANPAKPLEGLRVGLPKEFFAEGLSADVAKSVNEAAKLLESLGAKLVEVSLPKTKLSIPVYYVLAPAEASSNLSRFDGVRYGHRASEYKDLGDMYQKSRTEGFGAEVRRRIMIGTYVLCHGYYDAYYLQAQKIRRIIASDFQAAFKECDVILGPVAPDVAWRLGEKSKDPVQMYLEDIYTLSTNLAGLPAMSTPCGFNANNLPIGMQLIGNYFSEAHLLQIAHQYQQATDWHLRQASEVA
- a CDS encoding rod shape-determining protein, with translation MFGFFRSYLSNDLAIDLGTANTLIYMRERGIVLDEPSVVAIRQEGGPNGKKTILAVGKEAKAMLGRVPGNIEAIRPMKDGVIADFTITEQMLKQFIRLVHESKILKPSPRIIICVPCGSTQVERRAIRESALGAGASQVFLIEEPMAAAIGSGLPVSEAAGSMVVDIGGGTTEVGVMSLGGMVYKGSVRVGGDKFDEAITNYIRRNYGMLIGEQTAELIKKTIGSAFPGAEVREMEVKGRNLSEGIPRSFAVTSNEILEALTDPLNQIVTAVKSALEEIPPELASDIAERGMMLTGGGALLRDLDRLLLEETGLPIHVAEDPLTCVARGCGIALERMDKLGGVFSHE
- the gatC gene encoding Asp-tRNA(Asn)/Glu-tRNA(Gln) amidotransferase subunit GatC, with product MKLDDVQRIAHLSRLELSQAEAEAVLPQLQAVFSLVEEMQAVNTEGLEPLAHPILFLRELAQPLRTDQVTESDQRTENMQSAPAQQDGYFLVPKVIE
- the gatB gene encoding Asp-tRNA(Asn)/Glu-tRNA(Gln) amidotransferase subunit GatB, encoding MQWEVVIGLETHAQLQTQSKIFSGASTRFGAAPNTQACAVDLALPGVLPVLNREAVEHAIRFGLAVGAKISPASIFARKNYFYPDLPKGYQISQFEIPVVVGGKIEILVGDEVKTVELTRAHMEEDAGKSVHEEGFIGPHGEPSSGIDLNRAGTPLLEIVTEPVMRSAAEAVAYAKALHGLVVWLGVCDGNMQEGSFRCDANVSVRPKGQVEFGTRCEIKNLNSFRFLEEAIQYEVRRQIELIEDGGTVVQETRLYDPDRGETRSMRSKEDANDYRYFPDPDLLPVLIDDAWIAKVRSTMPALPADLRAQWQADYGLSAYDVQLLSQDRDTAKVFEELLAIVGKPLAKAAANLIAGEFASSINRAGIAIADAPLKAKDLAPLLARVADGTISNKIAKDIFATLWDDAIVGKPISTVDQIIDAKGLKQISDSGALEAIIDQVLAANQKSVEEFRSGKDKAFNALVGQIMKASQGKANPVQVNELLRKKLS